From Mesobacillus boroniphilus, the proteins below share one genomic window:
- a CDS encoding glycerol-3-phosphate dehydrogenase/oxidase produces the protein MRFSNLDRKHIVAKLKKEAFDVLVIGGGITGAGIALDAATRGMNIALLEMQDFAAGTSSRSTKLVHGGLRYLKQFEVKMVAEVGKERAIVYENGPHVTTPEWMLLPFHKGGTFGSFSTSIGLRVYDFLAGVKKAERRKMFNATETLAKEPLVKKDGLKGGGYYVEYRTDDARLTIEVLKQAVEKGATALNYSKVKNLKYNNGIVSGVLVEDLLTGEEYEVHAKKAVNATGPWVDSIREMDDSKIGKTLKLSKGVHIVIDQSRFPLKQAIYFDTPDGRMVFAIPRDGKTYVGTTDTFYNEDPINPGMTEEDRSYLLKAIQYMFPDVIVTEQDVESSWAGIRPLIHEEGKAPSEISRKDEIWESDSHLITIAGGKLTGYRKMAETIVDLLAEKLAKEEGLSFPACQTKNLPISGGDVGGSANFDQYVEKQLEEGIKAGFSKKEARRLAYQYGSNTPIVFELASTHKEEADKYGLPLELFAKLVYGIQFEAATTPIDFFNRRTGAILFDIHLVHNFKENVINFMREQFGWNDQQTEVFTLELEGALTEAVIPEK, from the coding sequence ATGAGATTCTCAAATCTCGATCGTAAACATATAGTCGCGAAACTGAAAAAAGAGGCATTCGATGTCCTTGTCATTGGCGGCGGCATTACCGGCGCTGGGATCGCGCTTGATGCTGCTACAAGAGGAATGAATATTGCCCTATTGGAAATGCAGGATTTTGCGGCAGGCACCTCAAGCCGTTCAACAAAACTTGTGCACGGCGGCCTGCGTTATCTTAAGCAATTCGAAGTAAAAATGGTCGCTGAAGTCGGCAAGGAACGGGCCATTGTCTATGAAAACGGCCCGCACGTCACGACACCTGAATGGATGCTTCTTCCATTCCATAAAGGCGGAACTTTCGGCAGCTTCAGCACGTCAATCGGCCTAAGGGTGTATGACTTTTTAGCAGGCGTAAAAAAAGCCGAGCGCAGAAAAATGTTTAACGCAACTGAAACACTGGCAAAAGAGCCACTTGTAAAAAAAGATGGATTGAAGGGTGGCGGTTATTATGTTGAATATCGTACCGATGATGCCCGCCTTACCATCGAAGTCTTGAAGCAGGCTGTTGAAAAAGGTGCAACGGCATTGAACTATTCCAAAGTTAAAAACTTGAAATATAATAACGGGATTGTCTCAGGAGTACTGGTCGAGGACCTTTTAACAGGCGAGGAATATGAAGTACATGCCAAAAAAGCCGTCAATGCAACCGGTCCTTGGGTTGACAGCATCCGGGAGATGGATGATTCGAAAATAGGGAAAACCCTGAAGCTTTCGAAGGGTGTCCATATCGTCATTGACCAATCACGCTTCCCGCTCAAGCAAGCGATTTATTTCGATACGCCCGATGGCCGGATGGTATTCGCGATTCCGCGCGACGGCAAAACATATGTTGGAACAACAGATACATTCTACAATGAAGACCCCATAAACCCAGGTATGACGGAAGAAGACAGAAGCTATCTCCTTAAAGCTATTCAATATATGTTCCCGGACGTCATTGTCACGGAACAAGATGTAGAATCGAGCTGGGCAGGTATTAGGCCGCTGATTCATGAGGAAGGCAAAGCCCCTTCTGAAATCTCAAGGAAAGACGAGATCTGGGAATCTGATTCACACCTGATCACGATCGCCGGCGGCAAGTTGACTGGCTATCGTAAAATGGCAGAAACGATTGTTGACCTGCTTGCTGAAAAATTAGCCAAAGAAGAAGGACTCAGCTTCCCTGCCTGCCAGACGAAGAATTTGCCGATTTCCGGCGGAGATGTCGGAGGTTCAGCAAACTTTGATCAATACGTCGAGAAACAGCTGGAAGAAGGCATAAAGGCTGGCTTCTCAAAAAAAGAAGCACGCCGCCTGGCCTACCAGTATGGATCCAACACTCCAATCGTATTCGAGCTTGCTTCCACTCATAAGGAGGAGGCAGACAAATATGGTTTGCCCTTGGAGTTATTTGCAAAGCTGGTTTATGGGATCCAGTTCGAAGCGGCAACAACTCCTATCGACTTTTTCAACAGACGCACAGGAGCTATCTTGTTCGACATCCACTTGGTCCATAACTTTAAGGAAAATGTCATCAATTTCATGCGGGAGCAATTCGGTTGGAATGACCAGCAAACGGAAGTCTTCACTTTAGAGCTTGAAGGAGCATTAACAGAAGCGGTCATTCCTGAAAAATAA
- a CDS encoding glycerol-3-phosphate responsive antiterminator, with the protein MDQKILPASSNMKEFEHFLQSPFEIGVMLEVHIAQLKNIHSMAKRYGKKMIYHVDMIQGLKSDDFSTEYICQEYKPYGLISTKSSVILKAKQKGVIAVQRVFLIDSHALEKSYKLIEKTRPDYIEVLPGAMPWMIREVTERVNIPIFAGGLIRTPEEVKNALDAGATAITTSKSNLWKIQESDI; encoded by the coding sequence TTGGACCAAAAAATCTTGCCCGCCTCTTCGAACATGAAGGAATTTGAACATTTTCTTCAAAGTCCTTTTGAGATTGGCGTCATGCTGGAAGTGCATATCGCCCAATTGAAAAATATCCATTCAATGGCGAAACGGTACGGCAAAAAAATGATTTATCATGTAGATATGATTCAGGGTTTGAAGAGTGATGATTTTTCGACGGAATATATTTGTCAGGAGTATAAGCCTTACGGGCTGATTTCAACCAAGTCCAGTGTCATTTTAAAGGCGAAGCAAAAAGGGGTAATCGCAGTACAGAGGGTCTTCCTGATTGATTCCCACGCTCTCGAAAAAAGCTACAAACTCATCGAAAAAACTCGTCCTGACTATATTGAAGTTTTACCAGGAGCCATGCCTTGGATGATCAGGGAGGTCACGGAACGGGTTAATATCCCAATTTTTGCAGGAGGCCTTATCCGGACACCTGAGGAAGTGAAAAACGCTTTGGATGCCGGCGCCACTGCCATTACTACATCCAAAAGCAATTTATGGAAAATTCAAGAATCCGACATATGA
- a CDS encoding TspO/MBR family protein, translating to MGRFIVNLLATILVVLVNALANILPINGQTTGEISDKLNVLFTPAGYVFGIWGLIYFLLFIWTIRQFPSSRRNLPVYKKATPFYLLSSALNIAWILLWHYEFFLLTVCVMIGLLLTLIKLYHVIKNENTSFWDLFPFSVYLGWISVATIANISYYLKHIGWNGFGFSDVAWAIIMLVIATLLALYFTFKNKDRIYPLVFIWAIIGIGLKNAASLPSVSTTSYVLSAIILIGIFFSLNRKH from the coding sequence ATGGGACGTTTTATTGTTAATCTGCTTGCTACAATTCTAGTCGTATTGGTCAATGCGCTGGCAAATATCCTTCCGATTAACGGGCAGACAACCGGCGAAATCTCTGATAAGCTGAATGTGCTTTTCACCCCCGCTGGCTATGTTTTTGGAATATGGGGACTGATCTATTTTTTATTGTTTATTTGGACAATCAGGCAGTTCCCTTCTTCAAGAAGAAACTTGCCGGTTTACAAAAAAGCCACTCCGTTTTATTTGCTGAGCTCCGCCCTTAACATTGCCTGGATTCTTTTATGGCATTATGAGTTTTTCCTGTTAACGGTGTGTGTAATGATCGGCTTGCTGCTTACTCTCATCAAGCTTTATCATGTCATCAAAAATGAAAACACTTCATTTTGGGATTTGTTCCCGTTTTCAGTCTACCTCGGTTGGATCAGCGTTGCGACAATTGCCAATATCAGCTATTACTTGAAGCATATTGGCTGGAATGGATTCGGGTTTTCGGATGTTGCCTGGGCGATCATCATGCTAGTGATTGCGACACTCCTAGCTCTTTATTTCACCTTTAAAAATAAGGATCGTATCTATCCTCTCGTATTCATCTGGGCCATAATTGGAATCGGTTTAAAAAACGCTGCCTCCCTCCCGTCTGTAAGTACTACATCGTATGTCTTATCAGCCATCATTCTGATTGGGATTTTTTTCAGCCTAAATAGAAAGCATTAA